In Chthoniobacterales bacterium, a single window of DNA contains:
- a CDS encoding gamma-glutamylcyclotransferase yields the protein MSEKLVHLAVNGTLMRGLELNPNMLAAGAVFVREDATVPAYRLYSIGDRHPGMVRVATGGVSVALEVWAVPPAGLADILLKEPPGLSIGKVLLQSGVEVLGVLAEPILCEGQREITEFGGWRAYKSKGAAG from the coding sequence ATGTCCGAAAAACTCGTCCACCTCGCTGTCAACGGCACGCTCATGCGCGGCCTGGAACTCAACCCCAACATGCTGGCCGCAGGAGCGGTTTTCGTTCGCGAAGACGCCACCGTGCCCGCCTATCGACTCTACTCCATCGGGGATCGTCACCCCGGAATGGTGCGAGTCGCGACCGGCGGTGTCTCCGTGGCTTTGGAAGTCTGGGCCGTGCCGCCCGCCGGGCTTGCGGATATTTTGTTGAAGGAACCGCCCGGCCTTAGCATCGGAAAAGTCTTGCTGCAAAGCGGAGTGGAAGTCCTGGGAGTACTAGCAGAGCCGATTCTGTGCGAAGGCCAGCGGGAGATCACGGAATTTGGCGGCTGGCGCGCCTATAAGTCGAAAGGTGCGGCGGGTTAG
- the clpB gene encoding ATP-dependent chaperone ClpB — protein sequence MRIDRFTTKMQEALQAAQDLASKSDHSQIDNEHFLLALLGQSDGVARPLLEKLGVSVSSLEQRLEDALAKRAKVSGGAQAGLTSELTQVLNAAEGEMTKLKDEYTSAEHYLLALADSKNSVARLLSDSGVKRDGLMKALVELRGSQRVTDQNPEGKYQTLEKYGRDLTAAARRGKIDPVIGRDNEIRRVMQVLSRRTKNNPVLIGEPGVGKTAIAEGLARRIVSGDVPESLKNKRIISMDIGSMIAGAKYRGEFEDRLKAFLKEVTDSQGEIILFIDELHTIVGAGASEGAVDASNMLKPQLARGELRTIGATTLNEYKKYIEKDAALERRFQPVLVGEPSVEDTVAILRGLKERYEVHHGVRIQDSALVAAAVLSNRYISDRFLPDKAVDLVDEAASRLKIEIESMPTELDVIERSIMQDEMERQALLKETDPASKERLAKIERELADLREKSSALKAEWQKEKSVLADQRKAKEQLEALRTELEQAQRRGDLAKASEIQYGRIPDLEKQLEADDVHSKNPARLLREEVTEEDIAQVVASWTGIPVSRLQEGERQKLVQMEERLGQRVIGQRQAIKAVANAVRRSRAGLQDENRPIGSFIFLGPTGVGKTELSRALAEFLFDDESAIIRIDMSEYMEKHTVARLIGAPPGYIGYEEGGQLSEAVRRKPYSVILFDEIEKAHADVFNVLLQVLDDGRITDGQGRTVDFKNAVIIMTSNIGSQFILEAGDNAEQREALVMEALRRHFRPEFLNRIDETIIFDRLTESDLTQIVDIQVARLTKRLASQKLTLRLTDAARHVLATDGYDPAYGARPLKRTIQREILDPLSLEILDGRFLEGQTIEADAVEGKIVFRSV from the coding sequence ATGCGTATCGACCGGTTTACCACAAAAATGCAGGAGGCGCTGCAAGCGGCTCAGGATCTCGCCTCGAAATCCGACCACTCCCAGATCGACAACGAGCATTTTCTCCTCGCGCTGCTCGGGCAAAGCGACGGCGTGGCGCGTCCGCTGCTCGAAAAGCTGGGCGTCTCCGTTTCCAGCCTCGAACAGCGGCTCGAAGATGCGCTGGCGAAGCGGGCGAAAGTCTCCGGCGGCGCACAGGCCGGGCTGACTTCCGAGCTGACGCAGGTGCTGAATGCCGCTGAGGGCGAGATGACGAAACTCAAGGACGAATACACCAGCGCGGAGCATTATTTGCTGGCTCTGGCGGACTCGAAAAACTCGGTGGCGAGATTGCTGTCCGACTCCGGTGTAAAGCGCGACGGGCTGATGAAAGCGCTGGTGGAATTGCGCGGCTCGCAGCGAGTGACGGATCAAAATCCCGAGGGGAAATATCAGACGCTGGAGAAATATGGGCGCGACCTGACCGCCGCCGCGCGCCGTGGGAAGATCGACCCGGTGATCGGGCGCGATAACGAGATTCGCCGCGTGATGCAGGTGCTCTCGCGCCGCACAAAAAACAACCCGGTGCTGATCGGAGAACCGGGCGTGGGCAAGACCGCGATCGCGGAAGGATTGGCGAGAAGAATCGTCAGCGGCGACGTGCCAGAATCGCTCAAGAACAAGCGCATTATTAGCATGGACATCGGGTCGATGATCGCGGGTGCGAAATACCGCGGAGAATTCGAGGATCGGCTGAAGGCGTTTCTCAAGGAAGTGACCGATTCGCAGGGAGAGATCATTCTTTTCATCGACGAGTTGCATACGATTGTAGGCGCGGGAGCGAGCGAGGGGGCGGTGGATGCGTCGAATATGTTGAAGCCACAACTGGCGCGCGGCGAGTTGCGGACGATTGGCGCGACGACGCTCAATGAATACAAGAAATACATCGAGAAGGACGCTGCGCTGGAACGCCGTTTTCAGCCGGTGCTGGTCGGCGAGCCAAGCGTGGAGGACACGGTGGCGATCTTGCGCGGATTGAAAGAACGCTACGAAGTACATCACGGCGTGCGCATTCAAGATTCCGCGTTGGTGGCGGCGGCGGTGCTCTCGAATCGCTACATCTCGGATCGTTTTCTGCCCGACAAAGCCGTCGATCTGGTCGATGAGGCGGCGTCGCGGTTAAAGATCGAAATCGAATCGATGCCGACTGAACTCGACGTGATCGAGCGCTCGATCATGCAGGACGAAATGGAGCGTCAGGCGTTGCTCAAAGAGACCGATCCGGCGAGCAAGGAACGGCTGGCCAAGATCGAGCGCGAGCTGGCAGACCTGCGTGAAAAATCCAGTGCGCTCAAGGCCGAATGGCAAAAAGAAAAATCCGTTCTCGCCGATCAGCGCAAGGCCAAGGAGCAACTCGAGGCGCTGCGCACCGAGCTGGAGCAAGCCCAGCGGCGGGGCGATCTGGCAAAGGCGAGCGAGATTCAATACGGTCGCATTCCCGATCTCGAAAAACAGTTGGAAGCGGACGATGTTCATTCGAAAAATCCGGCGCGATTGTTGCGCGAGGAAGTAACCGAGGAGGACATCGCGCAAGTGGTCGCGAGCTGGACCGGCATTCCCGTTTCACGTTTGCAGGAAGGTGAGCGGCAGAAGCTTGTGCAGATGGAGGAACGCCTCGGGCAGCGCGTCATCGGGCAGCGTCAGGCGATCAAAGCGGTGGCGAATGCGGTGCGGCGTTCGCGAGCGGGTTTGCAGGACGAAAATCGCCCCATCGGCTCGTTCATTTTCCTGGGGCCGACCGGGGTGGGAAAGACGGAACTCAGCCGCGCGCTGGCCGAGTTTCTCTTCGATGACGAGAGCGCCATAATCCGCATCGACATGAGCGAGTACATGGAGAAACACACCGTCGCCCGCTTGATTGGAGCGCCTCCGGGTTACATCGGTTACGAGGAGGGCGGGCAACTCAGCGAGGCCGTTCGTCGCAAGCCGTATTCGGTGATTTTGTTCGACGAAATTGAGAAGGCGCACGCGGACGTTTTCAACGTCCTTCTGCAAGTGCTGGATGACGGGCGCATCACGGACGGGCAGGGGCGCACGGTGGATTTCAAGAACGCGGTCATCATCATGACATCGAACATCGGGTCGCAATTCATCCTCGAAGCTGGCGACAATGCCGAGCAGCGGGAGGCGCTCGTCATGGAGGCCTTGCGCCGCCATTTCCGACCGGAGTTCCTCAATCGCATCGACGAGACGATCATCTTCGACCGGCTCACGGAATCGGACCTAACTCAAATTGTCGATATCCAAGTGGCTCGCCTGACCAAACGACTCGCGAGTCAGAAGCTCACCCTGCGTCTCACCGACGCCGCGCGGCACGTTTTGGCCACCGACGGCTACGATCCCGCCTATGGCGCGCGTCCGTTGAAACGCACCATCCAGAGGGAAATCCTGGACCCTCTCAGTCTGGAAATTCTCGACGGACGGTTTCTGGAAGGTCAGACTATCGAGGCCGATGCGGTGGAAGGAAAAATTGTCTTCCGCAGCGTGTGA